The Streptomyces spororaveus genome includes a region encoding these proteins:
- a CDS encoding sialidase family protein: MRVFLPLTAVTTAALLLVTVTGATPAAADRNPGGASLIKVSDGDPYADCTIGARSPDSVVYPGTEVEPYLSVDPRDPKRVVTAYQQDRWSDGAARGLVASWTTDGHTFHRSTLPFSLCAPGGADYERATDPWVSTGPDGTVYASGEGVDFTKSTRTALLAATSRDGGRTWQNLTTTHVDELPFFNDKPSVTADPIREGTAYQVWNRLDNDPPGPSSLDGPGYISLTRDGGRTWSGARRFVDTASVPNTQTIGHVIVVDKRTGTLYDFYDRITYSDDLSTVTEAHYEVVTSTDAGETWSGPATVARDTSVPEVDPNDPTKLLRAGSTLPSPAVDPKTGTLYMAYEGADFSGGRFDSVQLVRSTDGGRTWGTPELISPQDVPAFSPAIAVDERGTVALTYYDLRFLQPGDTTTLPTAYQLATLPHGNPELRTERRISRVFDWLQAPFAGGYFLGDYQGLVADGKGVRAVLTETNSGAPQNRTDVYTGSFRTTR, translated from the coding sequence ATGCGCGTCTTCCTGCCCCTGACCGCCGTCACCACCGCCGCGCTCCTGCTCGTCACGGTCACCGGCGCGACCCCCGCCGCAGCCGACCGGAACCCCGGCGGCGCATCGCTGATCAAGGTGTCCGACGGCGACCCGTACGCGGACTGCACCATCGGCGCGAGGTCCCCCGACAGCGTCGTCTACCCGGGCACCGAGGTCGAGCCGTACCTGTCCGTCGACCCGCGCGACCCGAAACGCGTGGTCACCGCCTACCAGCAGGACCGCTGGAGCGACGGCGCCGCCCGCGGCCTGGTGGCCTCCTGGACCACCGACGGCCACACCTTCCACCGGAGCACGCTGCCCTTCAGCCTGTGCGCCCCCGGCGGCGCGGACTACGAACGGGCCACCGACCCCTGGGTGAGCACCGGACCGGACGGCACCGTCTACGCGAGCGGGGAAGGCGTCGACTTCACCAAGAGCACGCGCACCGCCCTCCTGGCCGCCACGTCCCGCGACGGCGGCCGCACCTGGCAGAACCTCACCACCACGCACGTCGACGAGTTGCCGTTCTTCAACGACAAGCCCTCGGTCACCGCCGACCCGATCCGCGAAGGCACCGCCTACCAGGTCTGGAACCGCCTCGACAACGATCCGCCCGGCCCCAGCTCCCTCGACGGTCCCGGCTACATCTCCCTCACCCGCGACGGCGGCCGCACCTGGAGCGGGGCCCGGCGCTTCGTCGACACCGCCTCCGTGCCCAACACCCAGACCATCGGCCATGTGATCGTCGTCGACAAGCGCACCGGCACCCTGTACGACTTCTACGACCGGATCACCTACTCCGACGACCTGAGCACCGTCACGGAGGCCCACTACGAGGTGGTCACCTCCACCGACGCCGGAGAGACCTGGAGCGGCCCGGCCACCGTGGCCCGCGACACCTCCGTACCCGAGGTCGACCCGAACGACCCCACCAAACTGCTGCGTGCCGGGTCCACCCTGCCCAGCCCGGCCGTCGACCCGAAGACGGGCACGCTGTACATGGCCTACGAGGGCGCGGACTTCTCCGGCGGCCGGTTCGACTCCGTCCAGCTCGTGCGTTCCACCGACGGCGGACGTACCTGGGGGACCCCCGAGCTGATCAGCCCGCAGGACGTGCCGGCCTTCTCCCCGGCGATCGCGGTCGACGAGCGGGGCACGGTCGCGCTCACCTACTACGACCTGCGCTTCCTCCAGCCCGGTGACACCACCACCCTGCCCACCGCCTACCAGCTGGCCACCCTGCCGCACGGAAACCCGGAGCTGCGGACCGAACGGCGGATCTCACGGGTCTTCGACTGGCTGCAGGCGCCGTTCGCCGGGGGCTACTTCCTCGGCGACTACCAAGGCCTGGTCGCGGACGGCAAGGGGGTGCGGGCGGTGCTCACCGAGACCAACTCCGGCGCACCACAGAACCGTACGGACGTGTACACCGGCAGTTTCCGCACCACCCGGTGA
- a CDS encoding MMPL family transporter, with amino-acid sequence MQGRKRTVGWGVLALWVIVIALAAPLAGKLGDVQRDRAVDYLPASADSTQVAKITEQMPGGESTDLVLVYHRDGGLTPEDKATAAWEVRQVAAEHPLTSPPQAVPSEDGSTLLYAVSSTEPGTDEAARDAFVHDVRETVSGEVGGPGALATDASEVYNSLDGPLLYTTVAVVAVLLIVIYRSPFLWLVPLVVAGTADYLSMAVTYALHQGFDISVSGQSTGVMTILVFGAGTDYALLLVSRYREELRRAPRPYDAMAAALRGCGPAVLASSGTVALGMLCLLAADMNSSRGMGPTAAVGVLCALVAMMTLLPALLVVLGRRVFWPLIPAYGSEPKAARRSLFAAMGSSAGRRPLAVLVAGAAALAALALGTLNLPGALKQEDSFSSTPEAVAAMKTLAAAYPRAGTQPITVVAPTPASSRALETARATEGVTKAEAGRSGQGWTEITVVAAYPPQTPAETATIRELRSALGDGVYVGGPSAERLDMADTSTRDRNIVVPLAVVVVLLVLIALLRSIVAPLILVAAVVAVWGASLGIGGLLFESLFAFEGTDPGLALLSFVFLVALGVDYGIFLMHRMREECLGGAEPGAAALTALRTTGGVIASAGLVLAATFAVLVNMPMVQLAELGFVIAVGVLLDTFLVRTYLVTSASVLLGRKVWWPGPLAGKPVPTAGSDTGRERVRV; translated from the coding sequence ATGCAGGGCCGTAAGAGGACCGTCGGCTGGGGGGTGCTGGCCCTGTGGGTGATCGTGATCGCCCTCGCCGCACCCCTCGCCGGAAAGCTCGGCGACGTACAGCGCGACCGCGCCGTCGACTACCTGCCCGCGAGCGCCGACTCGACCCAGGTCGCGAAGATCACCGAGCAGATGCCGGGCGGGGAGTCCACCGACCTCGTGCTGGTCTACCACCGAGACGGCGGACTCACCCCCGAGGACAAGGCGACCGCCGCCTGGGAAGTGCGGCAGGTCGCCGCCGAACACCCGCTCACCTCGCCGCCGCAGGCCGTTCCCTCCGAGGACGGCAGCACGCTCCTGTACGCCGTGTCCAGCACGGAGCCCGGTACGGACGAGGCGGCCCGGGACGCCTTCGTCCACGACGTCCGCGAGACCGTGAGCGGAGAGGTGGGCGGACCCGGCGCGCTCGCCACGGACGCGAGCGAGGTCTACAACTCCCTCGACGGGCCGCTCCTCTACACGACCGTCGCCGTGGTCGCCGTCCTGCTGATCGTCATCTACCGCAGTCCCTTCCTCTGGCTCGTCCCGCTGGTCGTCGCCGGAACCGCCGACTACCTCTCCATGGCCGTCACCTACGCCCTCCACCAGGGCTTCGACATCAGCGTCTCCGGCCAGAGCACGGGCGTCATGACCATCCTCGTCTTCGGCGCGGGCACCGACTACGCACTCCTGCTCGTCTCCCGCTACCGCGAGGAACTGCGCCGCGCGCCGCGCCCGTACGACGCGATGGCGGCAGCCCTGCGCGGCTGCGGACCCGCCGTACTCGCCTCCTCCGGGACCGTCGCCCTCGGCATGCTGTGCCTGCTCGCCGCCGACATGAACAGCAGCCGGGGGATGGGCCCCACCGCCGCCGTCGGTGTGCTGTGCGCACTCGTCGCGATGATGACGCTCCTCCCCGCACTGCTCGTCGTCCTCGGCCGACGGGTGTTCTGGCCCCTGATCCCGGCGTACGGGAGCGAGCCGAAGGCCGCGCGCCGCTCCCTCTTCGCCGCCATGGGCTCCTCGGCAGGCCGGCGGCCCCTCGCCGTCCTCGTCGCCGGCGCCGCGGCCCTGGCCGCCCTCGCGCTCGGCACGCTGAACCTGCCCGGGGCCCTCAAGCAGGAGGACTCCTTCAGCTCCACCCCGGAGGCGGTCGCCGCGATGAAGACGCTGGCCGCCGCGTACCCGCGGGCGGGTACCCAGCCCATCACCGTCGTCGCCCCGACACCCGCCTCCTCCCGGGCGCTGGAGACCGCCCGCGCCACGGAGGGCGTCACGAAGGCCGAGGCGGGCCGCAGCGGGCAGGGGTGGACGGAGATCACGGTCGTCGCCGCGTACCCGCCGCAGACACCGGCCGAGACCGCGACCATCAGAGAGCTGCGCTCCGCGCTCGGTGACGGCGTGTACGTCGGCGGGCCCAGCGCGGAACGGCTCGACATGGCCGACACCAGCACCCGCGACCGGAACATCGTCGTCCCGCTCGCCGTCGTCGTCGTCCTGCTCGTCCTGATCGCACTGCTGCGGAGCATCGTCGCCCCCCTGATCCTGGTCGCCGCGGTCGTCGCCGTCTGGGGCGCGTCCCTCGGCATCGGCGGTCTCCTCTTCGAGTCCCTCTTCGCCTTCGAGGGAACCGACCCGGGCCTGGCCCTGCTCTCCTTCGTCTTCCTCGTCGCGCTCGGCGTCGACTACGGCATCTTCCTCATGCACCGGATGCGCGAGGAGTGCCTGGGCGGCGCGGAACCGGGAGCCGCGGCGCTGACCGCCCTGCGGACGACCGGCGGGGTCATCGCCTCGGCGGGACTCGTCCTCGCCGCCACCTTCGCGGTCCTCGTCAACATGCCCATGGTGCAACTGGCCGAACTCGGCTTCGTGATCGCGGTCGGCGTCCTGCTCGACACCTTCCTGGTACGCACCTACCTCGTCACCAGCGCGAGCGTGCTGCTGGGGCGCAAGGTCTGGTGGCCGGGGCCGTTGGCCGGGAAGCCCGTACCGACGGCCGGTTCGGACACCGGGCGGGAGCGCGTACGGGTCTGA
- a CDS encoding sensor histidine kinase, with the protein MDLAAAFTRDPQAAPHPVRRDATAAAVFALLAAVLALTVEDGRRPDALGWALLLAAHVPLAWRRRAPMPVLLAVVACVAPYHAFDYMHLAPIPASMTALYTVASTGRPKRTLIVGLSVTSLTLTMQLFVNPHETVELLRVSGWVIAMLAFGAGIRLYRQLVAGVVERAERDAERKVAEERLRIARDLHDLLAHSITLIGVQTSVAAHVLVADPDRLDREALVKALDGIAETCREARSEVRTTLDVLRATPEGPLPDLASLPDLVRSAGAELMVRTGAAKVPAAVGAAAYRIVQESLTNAVRHGSPGADVRVDVGLEKEMLRVRVTNGGSASGGTAGSGYGILGMRERARSVGGTLSAGPRDGGGFEVTAALPLAGREVTV; encoded by the coding sequence ATGGACCTCGCAGCGGCGTTCACCCGCGACCCACAGGCCGCGCCGCACCCGGTGCGGCGCGACGCGACGGCCGCGGCCGTCTTCGCGCTCCTCGCGGCAGTGCTCGCGCTGACCGTCGAGGACGGCCGGCGCCCCGACGCCCTCGGCTGGGCGCTGCTGCTCGCCGCGCACGTCCCGCTGGCATGGCGGCGCAGGGCACCCATGCCGGTACTGCTCGCCGTGGTGGCCTGCGTGGCGCCGTACCACGCCTTCGACTACATGCACCTGGCCCCGATCCCGGCCTCGATGACCGCGCTGTACACCGTCGCGTCCACCGGCAGGCCGAAGCGGACGCTGATCGTCGGGCTCTCGGTCACCTCCCTCACGCTCACCATGCAGCTCTTCGTGAATCCGCACGAGACGGTGGAGCTGCTGAGGGTCTCCGGCTGGGTGATCGCCATGCTGGCCTTCGGCGCCGGCATCCGGCTCTACCGCCAACTGGTGGCGGGCGTCGTCGAGCGGGCCGAACGCGACGCGGAGCGCAAGGTCGCCGAGGAGCGGCTGCGCATCGCCAGGGACCTGCACGACCTCCTCGCACACTCGATCACCCTCATCGGCGTCCAGACATCGGTCGCCGCGCACGTCCTGGTCGCCGACCCCGACCGGCTCGACCGGGAGGCGCTCGTCAAGGCGCTCGACGGCATCGCGGAGACCTGCCGGGAGGCCCGCTCCGAGGTACGCACGACCCTGGACGTACTGCGGGCCACCCCGGAGGGCCCGTTGCCGGACCTGGCCTCGCTGCCCGATCTCGTCCGGTCGGCGGGCGCGGAGCTGATGGTGCGGACGGGAGCGGCGAAGGTACCGGCGGCGGTGGGCGCGGCGGCGTACCGGATCGTGCAGGAGTCCCTGACCAACGCCGTGCGGCACGGGTCACCGGGCGCGGACGTACGGGTCGACGTCGGGCTGGAGAAGGAAATGCTGAGGGTGCGGGTGACCAACGGCGGGAGCGCCTCCGGAGGGACGGCCGGCTCCGGGTACGGGATCCTCGGGATGCGTGAGCGGGCGAGGAGCGTCGGCGGCACACTGAGCGCGGGCCCGCGCGACGGCGGGGGTTTCGAGGTCACTGCGGCGCTGCCGCTGGCGGGGAGAGAGGTGACGGTGTGA